One window of the Amia ocellicauda isolate fAmiCal2 chromosome 18, fAmiCal2.hap1, whole genome shotgun sequence genome contains the following:
- the ddc gene encoding aromatic-L-amino-acid decarboxylase — MDTTEFRRRGKEMVDYIADYMENIEKRDVYPNVEPGYLRSLIPDEAPEDPEAYEEIVKDIERVIMPGVTHWHSPNFFAYFPTASSFPAMLADMLSGAIGCIGFSWAASPACTELETVMLDWLGKMLKLPEEFLAGTMGQGGGVIQGTASEATLVALLAARSRTVKAIQAETPEQADADIICRLVAYSSDQAHSSVERAGLIAGVKMKTIASDDKFAARGEALRRAIEEDKAAGLIPFYLCATLGTTPSCAFDHISELGPICNSENIWMHIDAAYAGSAFICPEFRPLLNGVEFADSFNFNPHKWLLVNFDCSAMWVKKRTDIIGAFKMDPLYLKHDHQESGLVTDYRHWQIPLGRRFRSLKMWFVFRMYGLKGLQEYIRKHVNLAREFETLVRSDQRFEISADVVLGLVCFRLKGPNDLNEKLLKSINDTRKIHLVPCQLSGKFVLRFAVCARTTDSQHIQLAWKRIASAASLILQQ, encoded by the exons ATGGACACGACCGAGTTCAGGAGACGAGGGAAGGAGATGGTGGACTACATTGCGGACTACATGGAGAACATTGAGAAGAGAGACGTGTATCCCAATGTGGAACCTGGCTATCTGAGATCTCTGATTCCGGACGAAGCCCCAGAAGATCCAGAAGCCTATGAGGAAATTGTCAAGGATATTGAGAGGGTCATAATGCCCGGG GTGACTCACTGGCATAGTCCCAATTTTTTTGCGTATTTCCCCACGGCCAGCTCGTTTCCTGCAATGTTGGCTGATATGCTGTCTGGAGCAATAGGATGCATTGGATTTTCTTGG GCTGCTAGCCCAGCCTGCACAGAGCTGGAAACAGTGATGTTGGATTGGCTGGGCAAGATGTTAAAGCTGCCTGAGGAATTTCTGGCTGGCACTATGGGACAAGGTGGAGGTGTGATACAG ggCACCGCCAGTGAAGCCACTTTGGTTGCCCTCTTAGCTGCCCGGTCAAGGACAGTCAAGGCAATTCAAGCTGAGACCCCAGAGCAAGCTGACGCAGATATCATATGCAGACTGGTAGCCTACTCTTCCGATCAG GCTCACTCTTCTGTGGAAAGGGCGGGACTGATAGCTGGAGTGAAAATGAAGACGATCGCATCAGATGACAAATTCGCAGCTCGCGGGGAGGCTCTCAGGAGAGCGATTGAAGAGGACAAGGCAGCTGGACTCATCCCATTCTAT CTCTGTGCCACTCTAGGGACGACACCATCTTGTGCATTTGATCACATCAGTGAACTAGGTCCTATTT GTAATTCGGAGAACATCTGGATGCACATCGATGCGGCATATGCAGGAAGTGCTTTCATTTGCCCTGAATTCAGGCCTCTTCTTAATGGAGTGGAG TTTGCAGATTCCTTCAACTTCAATCCACACAAATGGCTTCTGGTCAACTTCGACTGCTCTGCTATGTG ggTGAAGAAACGAACCGACATCATTGGTGCTTTCAAAATGGACCCTCTCTACCTGAAACATGACCACCAAGAATCAG GGCTCGTCACAGATTACAGA CACTGGCAAATACCACTAGGCCGAAGATTTCGCTCTCTAAAAATGTGGTTTGTATTCCGGATGTACGGGCTCAAAGGCCTACAGGAGTACATTCGCAAG CACGTGAACCTGGCCAGGGAATTTGAGACTTTAGTTCGCAGTGACCAGCGTTTTGAGATAAGTGCCGATGTGGTGCTGGGATTGGTATGCTTCAGACTGAAG GGACCTAATGACTTGAATGAGAAACTTCTCAAGAGTATAAACGACACGAGGAAGATCCACCTAGTACCCTGTCAGCTGTCGGGCAAGTTCGTGCTGCGCTTTGCCGTGTGTGCGCGCACCACCGACTCCCAGCACATCCAGCTCGCCTGGAAGCGCATCGCCAGCGCCGCCTCCCTCATCCTGCAGCAGTGA